Proteins encoded in a region of the Bombyx mori chromosome 23, ASM3026992v2 genome:
- the LOC101746048 gene encoding fasciclin-3 isoform X6, translating into MAAIAALFGLLVIAFVSGQNVEITPIKAVRRIGDELIVLCKVPYQIDSCRMIVGTTSYRLIPGNQEGDVVYSGQGLTTGECGAHIKNIREDWNGNVTCVLPPQSSNIEVTGTMRLLVARAPGDPHLISPPQPQFKDEDIFSAQCVVPNGRPAAKILWFLDDEQLLEGVHQPVVTDEPGSDLQTVSQNITRTIRADDNNRMLACRAEHEALDQPREAKRQLIVHYPPKRLESGPITVFGLKLGAEGKLNVTVRSNPPPTAVWMVGDIRITAPHSTDNGAITALEPLHLGNGHYNVSLHLARITKEDVERTYYLQVFNDLGREEFTLRMSTMDEPAGVELDTGAIVGIVVAVLVLLIAVFLGVFAFATDRWCFAGRGRELAKNSGESSDTESAAGAGRSRLAALGARVRAVIPRAKDRVQATDAHDAESQSEEKKGVIYAELALGDQTSADKPPPPSTEYAEIVYTDQPGQKEVKE; encoded by the exons GTCAAAATGTGGAGATCACCCCCATCAAAGCTGTCCGTCGGATCGGCGACGAACTCATCGTTCTCTGCAAAGTGCCGTATCAGATAGACTCCTGTCG AATGATCGTCGGCACCACTTCGTACAGGCTGATACCTGGTAACCAGGAAGGCGACGTCGTGTACTCCGGACAAGGACTCACA ACCGGAGAATGTGGCGCGCACATCAAGAACATCAGGGAAGACTGGAACGGCAATGTCACCTGCGTCCTGCCGCCACAGTCCAGCAACATCGAGGTCACCGGCACCATGAGGCTGCTTGTCGCCA GGGCCCCCGGAGACCCGCACCTGATCTCTCCCCCCCAGCCTCAGTTCAAAGACGAGGACATATTCTCGGCGCAGTGCGTTGTACCGAACGGCAGACCGGCCGCCAAGATCCTGTGGTTCTTAG ATGACGAGCAACTGCTTGAAGGGGTCCATCAGCCAGTTGTCACCGACGAGCCAGGCTCCGACCTGCAGACCGTCAGCCAGAACATCACGAGGACCATCAGGGCTGACGACAACAACCGAATGCTGGCCTGCCGGGCGGAACACGAGGCCTTGGACCAGCCCAGAGAAGCGAAGAGACAACTTATTGTGCATT ATCCACCCAAGCGCCTTGAATCCGGTCCTATCACCGTCTTCGGACTGAAGCTCGGAGCTGAAGGGAAGCTGAACGTGACCGTCCGCTCCAACCCCCCTCCCACTGCGGTGTGGATGGTGGGCGACATCAGGATAACCGCCCCACATTCCACTGACAACGGAGCCATCACGGCCTTGGAGCCTCTTCATTTG GGCAATGGACACTACAATGTGAGCCTCCATCTCGCTCGCATCACCAAAGAGGACGTTGAGAGAACGTATTACCTTCAAGTCTTCAACGACCTTGGGAGGGAGGAGTTCACACTCCGAATGAGCACTATGGACGAGCCTGCTG gcgTTGAATTAGACACCGGAGCCATAGTCGGCATAGTGGTGGCCGTACTCGTCCTCTTGATCGCGGTGTTCCTGGGTGTGTTCGCGTTCGCGACCGACAGATGGTGCTTCGCTG GTCGCGGTCGCGAGCTCGCCAAAAACTCCGGAGAATC TAGCGACACGGAGAGCGCGGCCGGCGCCGGGAGGTCGCGGCTGGCGGCGCTGGGGGCGCGGGTGAGGGCCGTCATACCGCGCGCCAAGGATCGCGTCCAGGCCACCGACGCTCATGACGCTGAG TCACAATCAGAAGAGAAGAAAGGCGTCATTTACGCTGAATTAGCTCTCGGAGATCAGACTTCAGCAGATAAGCCCCCTCCACCGTCAACGgagtacgctgaaatagtctacACGGACCAGCCCGGCCAGAAGGAAGTTAAAGAATAG
- the LOC101746048 gene encoding fasciclin-3 isoform X2: protein MNSFEDNLLELIRSHPTLYRNKDKKHKSLILKENCWKEIAKSLNKKRQNVEITPIKAVRRIGDELIVLCKVPYQIDSCRMIVGTTSYRLIPGNQEGDVVYSGQGLTTGECGAHIKNIREDWNGNVTCVLPPQSSNIEVTGTMRLLVARAPGDPHLISPPQPQFKDEDIFSAQCVVPNGRPAAKILWFLDDEQLLEGVHQPVVTDEPGSDLQTVSQNITRTIRADDNNRMLACRAEHEALDQPREAKRQLIVHYPPKRLESGPITVFGLKLGAEGKLNVTVRSNPPPTAVWMVGDIRITAPHSTDNGAITALEPLHLGNGHYNVSLHLARITKEDVERTYYLQVFNDLGREEFTLRMSTMDEPAASTVNSALLLQLYGVELDTGAIVGIVVAVLVLLIAVFLGVFAFATDRWCFAGRGRELAKNSGESDTESAAGAGRSRLAALGARVRAVIPRAKDRVQATDAHDAESQSEEKKGVIYAELALGDQTSADKPPPPSTEYAEIVYTDQPGQKEVKE, encoded by the exons GTCAAAATGTGGAGATCACCCCCATCAAAGCTGTCCGTCGGATCGGCGACGAACTCATCGTTCTCTGCAAAGTGCCGTATCAGATAGACTCCTGTCG AATGATCGTCGGCACCACTTCGTACAGGCTGATACCTGGTAACCAGGAAGGCGACGTCGTGTACTCCGGACAAGGACTCACA ACCGGAGAATGTGGCGCGCACATCAAGAACATCAGGGAAGACTGGAACGGCAATGTCACCTGCGTCCTGCCGCCACAGTCCAGCAACATCGAGGTCACCGGCACCATGAGGCTGCTTGTCGCCA GGGCCCCCGGAGACCCGCACCTGATCTCTCCCCCCCAGCCTCAGTTCAAAGACGAGGACATATTCTCGGCGCAGTGCGTTGTACCGAACGGCAGACCGGCCGCCAAGATCCTGTGGTTCTTAG ATGACGAGCAACTGCTTGAAGGGGTCCATCAGCCAGTTGTCACCGACGAGCCAGGCTCCGACCTGCAGACCGTCAGCCAGAACATCACGAGGACCATCAGGGCTGACGACAACAACCGAATGCTGGCCTGCCGGGCGGAACACGAGGCCTTGGACCAGCCCAGAGAAGCGAAGAGACAACTTATTGTGCATT ATCCACCCAAGCGCCTTGAATCCGGTCCTATCACCGTCTTCGGACTGAAGCTCGGAGCTGAAGGGAAGCTGAACGTGACCGTCCGCTCCAACCCCCCTCCCACTGCGGTGTGGATGGTGGGCGACATCAGGATAACCGCCCCACATTCCACTGACAACGGAGCCATCACGGCCTTGGAGCCTCTTCATTTG GGCAATGGACACTACAATGTGAGCCTCCATCTCGCTCGCATCACCAAAGAGGACGTTGAGAGAACGTATTACCTTCAAGTCTTCAACGACCTTGGGAGGGAGGAGTTCACACTCCGAATGAGCACTATGGACGAGCCTGCTG CGTCTACTGTGAACTCGGCTTTATTGTTACAATTATATG gcgTTGAATTAGACACCGGAGCCATAGTCGGCATAGTGGTGGCCGTACTCGTCCTCTTGATCGCGGTGTTCCTGGGTGTGTTCGCGTTCGCGACCGACAGATGGTGCTTCGCTG GTCGCGGTCGCGAGCTCGCCAAAAACTCCGGAGAATC CGACACGGAGAGCGCGGCCGGCGCCGGGAGGTCGCGGCTGGCGGCGCTGGGGGCGCGGGTGAGGGCCGTCATACCGCGCGCCAAGGATCGCGTCCAGGCCACCGACGCTCATGACGCTGAG TCACAATCAGAAGAGAAGAAAGGCGTCATTTACGCTGAATTAGCTCTCGGAGATCAGACTTCAGCAGATAAGCCCCCTCCACCGTCAACGgagtacgctgaaatagtctacACGGACCAGCCCGGCCAGAAGGAAGTTAAAGAATAG
- the LOC101746048 gene encoding fasciclin-3 isoform X4, with amino-acid sequence MNSFEDNLLELIRSHPTLYRNKDKKHKSLILKENCWKEIAKSLNKKRQNVEITPIKAVRRIGDELIVLCKVPYQIDSCRMIVGTTSYRLIPGNQEGDVVYSGQGLTTGECGAHIKNIREDWNGNVTCVLPPQSSNIEVTGTMRLLVARAPGDPHLISPPQPQFKDEDIFSAQCVVPNGRPAAKILWFLDDEQLLEGVHQPVVTDEPGSDLQTVSQNITRTIRADDNNRMLACRAEHEALDQPREAKRQLIVHYPPKRLESGPITVFGLKLGAEGKLNVTVRSNPPPTAVWMVGDIRITAPHSTDNGAITALEPLHLGNGHYNVSLHLARITKEDVERTYYLQVFNDLGREEFTLRMSTMDEPAGVELDTGAIVGIVVAVLVLLIAVFLGVFAFATDRWCFAGRGRELAKNSGESDTESAAGAGRSRLAALGARVRAVIPRAKDRVQATDAHDAESQSEEKKGVIYAELALGDQTSADKPPPPSTEYAEIVYTDQPGQKEVKE; translated from the exons GTCAAAATGTGGAGATCACCCCCATCAAAGCTGTCCGTCGGATCGGCGACGAACTCATCGTTCTCTGCAAAGTGCCGTATCAGATAGACTCCTGTCG AATGATCGTCGGCACCACTTCGTACAGGCTGATACCTGGTAACCAGGAAGGCGACGTCGTGTACTCCGGACAAGGACTCACA ACCGGAGAATGTGGCGCGCACATCAAGAACATCAGGGAAGACTGGAACGGCAATGTCACCTGCGTCCTGCCGCCACAGTCCAGCAACATCGAGGTCACCGGCACCATGAGGCTGCTTGTCGCCA GGGCCCCCGGAGACCCGCACCTGATCTCTCCCCCCCAGCCTCAGTTCAAAGACGAGGACATATTCTCGGCGCAGTGCGTTGTACCGAACGGCAGACCGGCCGCCAAGATCCTGTGGTTCTTAG ATGACGAGCAACTGCTTGAAGGGGTCCATCAGCCAGTTGTCACCGACGAGCCAGGCTCCGACCTGCAGACCGTCAGCCAGAACATCACGAGGACCATCAGGGCTGACGACAACAACCGAATGCTGGCCTGCCGGGCGGAACACGAGGCCTTGGACCAGCCCAGAGAAGCGAAGAGACAACTTATTGTGCATT ATCCACCCAAGCGCCTTGAATCCGGTCCTATCACCGTCTTCGGACTGAAGCTCGGAGCTGAAGGGAAGCTGAACGTGACCGTCCGCTCCAACCCCCCTCCCACTGCGGTGTGGATGGTGGGCGACATCAGGATAACCGCCCCACATTCCACTGACAACGGAGCCATCACGGCCTTGGAGCCTCTTCATTTG GGCAATGGACACTACAATGTGAGCCTCCATCTCGCTCGCATCACCAAAGAGGACGTTGAGAGAACGTATTACCTTCAAGTCTTCAACGACCTTGGGAGGGAGGAGTTCACACTCCGAATGAGCACTATGGACGAGCCTGCTG gcgTTGAATTAGACACCGGAGCCATAGTCGGCATAGTGGTGGCCGTACTCGTCCTCTTGATCGCGGTGTTCCTGGGTGTGTTCGCGTTCGCGACCGACAGATGGTGCTTCGCTG GTCGCGGTCGCGAGCTCGCCAAAAACTCCGGAGAATC CGACACGGAGAGCGCGGCCGGCGCCGGGAGGTCGCGGCTGGCGGCGCTGGGGGCGCGGGTGAGGGCCGTCATACCGCGCGCCAAGGATCGCGTCCAGGCCACCGACGCTCATGACGCTGAG TCACAATCAGAAGAGAAGAAAGGCGTCATTTACGCTGAATTAGCTCTCGGAGATCAGACTTCAGCAGATAAGCCCCCTCCACCGTCAACGgagtacgctgaaatagtctacACGGACCAGCCCGGCCAGAAGGAAGTTAAAGAATAG
- the LOC101746048 gene encoding fasciclin-3 isoform X1, producing MNSFEDNLLELIRSHPTLYRNKDKKHKSLILKENCWKEIAKSLNKKRQNVEITPIKAVRRIGDELIVLCKVPYQIDSCRMIVGTTSYRLIPGNQEGDVVYSGQGLTTGECGAHIKNIREDWNGNVTCVLPPQSSNIEVTGTMRLLVARAPGDPHLISPPQPQFKDEDIFSAQCVVPNGRPAAKILWFLDDEQLLEGVHQPVVTDEPGSDLQTVSQNITRTIRADDNNRMLACRAEHEALDQPREAKRQLIVHYPPKRLESGPITVFGLKLGAEGKLNVTVRSNPPPTAVWMVGDIRITAPHSTDNGAITALEPLHLGNGHYNVSLHLARITKEDVERTYYLQVFNDLGREEFTLRMSTMDEPAASTVNSALLLQLYGVELDTGAIVGIVVAVLVLLIAVFLGVFAFATDRWCFAGRGRELAKNSGESSDTESAAGAGRSRLAALGARVRAVIPRAKDRVQATDAHDAESQSEEKKGVIYAELALGDQTSADKPPPPSTEYAEIVYTDQPGQKEVKE from the exons GTCAAAATGTGGAGATCACCCCCATCAAAGCTGTCCGTCGGATCGGCGACGAACTCATCGTTCTCTGCAAAGTGCCGTATCAGATAGACTCCTGTCG AATGATCGTCGGCACCACTTCGTACAGGCTGATACCTGGTAACCAGGAAGGCGACGTCGTGTACTCCGGACAAGGACTCACA ACCGGAGAATGTGGCGCGCACATCAAGAACATCAGGGAAGACTGGAACGGCAATGTCACCTGCGTCCTGCCGCCACAGTCCAGCAACATCGAGGTCACCGGCACCATGAGGCTGCTTGTCGCCA GGGCCCCCGGAGACCCGCACCTGATCTCTCCCCCCCAGCCTCAGTTCAAAGACGAGGACATATTCTCGGCGCAGTGCGTTGTACCGAACGGCAGACCGGCCGCCAAGATCCTGTGGTTCTTAG ATGACGAGCAACTGCTTGAAGGGGTCCATCAGCCAGTTGTCACCGACGAGCCAGGCTCCGACCTGCAGACCGTCAGCCAGAACATCACGAGGACCATCAGGGCTGACGACAACAACCGAATGCTGGCCTGCCGGGCGGAACACGAGGCCTTGGACCAGCCCAGAGAAGCGAAGAGACAACTTATTGTGCATT ATCCACCCAAGCGCCTTGAATCCGGTCCTATCACCGTCTTCGGACTGAAGCTCGGAGCTGAAGGGAAGCTGAACGTGACCGTCCGCTCCAACCCCCCTCCCACTGCGGTGTGGATGGTGGGCGACATCAGGATAACCGCCCCACATTCCACTGACAACGGAGCCATCACGGCCTTGGAGCCTCTTCATTTG GGCAATGGACACTACAATGTGAGCCTCCATCTCGCTCGCATCACCAAAGAGGACGTTGAGAGAACGTATTACCTTCAAGTCTTCAACGACCTTGGGAGGGAGGAGTTCACACTCCGAATGAGCACTATGGACGAGCCTGCTG CGTCTACTGTGAACTCGGCTTTATTGTTACAATTATATG gcgTTGAATTAGACACCGGAGCCATAGTCGGCATAGTGGTGGCCGTACTCGTCCTCTTGATCGCGGTGTTCCTGGGTGTGTTCGCGTTCGCGACCGACAGATGGTGCTTCGCTG GTCGCGGTCGCGAGCTCGCCAAAAACTCCGGAGAATC TAGCGACACGGAGAGCGCGGCCGGCGCCGGGAGGTCGCGGCTGGCGGCGCTGGGGGCGCGGGTGAGGGCCGTCATACCGCGCGCCAAGGATCGCGTCCAGGCCACCGACGCTCATGACGCTGAG TCACAATCAGAAGAGAAGAAAGGCGTCATTTACGCTGAATTAGCTCTCGGAGATCAGACTTCAGCAGATAAGCCCCCTCCACCGTCAACGgagtacgctgaaatagtctacACGGACCAGCCCGGCCAGAAGGAAGTTAAAGAATAG
- the LOC101746048 gene encoding fasciclin-3 isoform X7 has protein sequence MAAIAALFGLLVIAFVSGQNVEITPIKAVRRIGDELIVLCKVPYQIDSCRMIVGTTSYRLIPGNQEGDVVYSGQGLTTGECGAHIKNIREDWNGNVTCVLPPQSSNIEVTGTMRLLVARAPGDPHLISPPQPQFKDEDIFSAQCVVPNGRPAAKILWFLDDEQLLEGVHQPVVTDEPGSDLQTVSQNITRTIRADDNNRMLACRAEHEALDQPREAKRQLIVHYPPKRLESGPITVFGLKLGAEGKLNVTVRSNPPPTAVWMVGDIRITAPHSTDNGAITALEPLHLGNGHYNVSLHLARITKEDVERTYYLQVFNDLGREEFTLRMSTMDEPAGVELDTGAIVGIVVAVLVLLIAVFLGVFAFATDRWCFAGRGRELAKNSGESDTESAAGAGRSRLAALGARVRAVIPRAKDRVQATDAHDAESQSEEKKGVIYAELALGDQTSADKPPPPSTEYAEIVYTDQPGQKEVKE, from the exons GTCAAAATGTGGAGATCACCCCCATCAAAGCTGTCCGTCGGATCGGCGACGAACTCATCGTTCTCTGCAAAGTGCCGTATCAGATAGACTCCTGTCG AATGATCGTCGGCACCACTTCGTACAGGCTGATACCTGGTAACCAGGAAGGCGACGTCGTGTACTCCGGACAAGGACTCACA ACCGGAGAATGTGGCGCGCACATCAAGAACATCAGGGAAGACTGGAACGGCAATGTCACCTGCGTCCTGCCGCCACAGTCCAGCAACATCGAGGTCACCGGCACCATGAGGCTGCTTGTCGCCA GGGCCCCCGGAGACCCGCACCTGATCTCTCCCCCCCAGCCTCAGTTCAAAGACGAGGACATATTCTCGGCGCAGTGCGTTGTACCGAACGGCAGACCGGCCGCCAAGATCCTGTGGTTCTTAG ATGACGAGCAACTGCTTGAAGGGGTCCATCAGCCAGTTGTCACCGACGAGCCAGGCTCCGACCTGCAGACCGTCAGCCAGAACATCACGAGGACCATCAGGGCTGACGACAACAACCGAATGCTGGCCTGCCGGGCGGAACACGAGGCCTTGGACCAGCCCAGAGAAGCGAAGAGACAACTTATTGTGCATT ATCCACCCAAGCGCCTTGAATCCGGTCCTATCACCGTCTTCGGACTGAAGCTCGGAGCTGAAGGGAAGCTGAACGTGACCGTCCGCTCCAACCCCCCTCCCACTGCGGTGTGGATGGTGGGCGACATCAGGATAACCGCCCCACATTCCACTGACAACGGAGCCATCACGGCCTTGGAGCCTCTTCATTTG GGCAATGGACACTACAATGTGAGCCTCCATCTCGCTCGCATCACCAAAGAGGACGTTGAGAGAACGTATTACCTTCAAGTCTTCAACGACCTTGGGAGGGAGGAGTTCACACTCCGAATGAGCACTATGGACGAGCCTGCTG gcgTTGAATTAGACACCGGAGCCATAGTCGGCATAGTGGTGGCCGTACTCGTCCTCTTGATCGCGGTGTTCCTGGGTGTGTTCGCGTTCGCGACCGACAGATGGTGCTTCGCTG GTCGCGGTCGCGAGCTCGCCAAAAACTCCGGAGAATC CGACACGGAGAGCGCGGCCGGCGCCGGGAGGTCGCGGCTGGCGGCGCTGGGGGCGCGGGTGAGGGCCGTCATACCGCGCGCCAAGGATCGCGTCCAGGCCACCGACGCTCATGACGCTGAG TCACAATCAGAAGAGAAGAAAGGCGTCATTTACGCTGAATTAGCTCTCGGAGATCAGACTTCAGCAGATAAGCCCCCTCCACCGTCAACGgagtacgctgaaatagtctacACGGACCAGCCCGGCCAGAAGGAAGTTAAAGAATAG
- the LOC101746048 gene encoding fasciclin-3 isoform X3: protein MNSFEDNLLELIRSHPTLYRNKDKKHKSLILKENCWKEIAKSLNKKRQNVEITPIKAVRRIGDELIVLCKVPYQIDSCRMIVGTTSYRLIPGNQEGDVVYSGQGLTTGECGAHIKNIREDWNGNVTCVLPPQSSNIEVTGTMRLLVARAPGDPHLISPPQPQFKDEDIFSAQCVVPNGRPAAKILWFLDDEQLLEGVHQPVVTDEPGSDLQTVSQNITRTIRADDNNRMLACRAEHEALDQPREAKRQLIVHYPPKRLESGPITVFGLKLGAEGKLNVTVRSNPPPTAVWMVGDIRITAPHSTDNGAITALEPLHLGNGHYNVSLHLARITKEDVERTYYLQVFNDLGREEFTLRMSTMDEPAGVELDTGAIVGIVVAVLVLLIAVFLGVFAFATDRWCFAGRGRELAKNSGESSDTESAAGAGRSRLAALGARVRAVIPRAKDRVQATDAHDAESQSEEKKGVIYAELALGDQTSADKPPPPSTEYAEIVYTDQPGQKEVKE from the exons GTCAAAATGTGGAGATCACCCCCATCAAAGCTGTCCGTCGGATCGGCGACGAACTCATCGTTCTCTGCAAAGTGCCGTATCAGATAGACTCCTGTCG AATGATCGTCGGCACCACTTCGTACAGGCTGATACCTGGTAACCAGGAAGGCGACGTCGTGTACTCCGGACAAGGACTCACA ACCGGAGAATGTGGCGCGCACATCAAGAACATCAGGGAAGACTGGAACGGCAATGTCACCTGCGTCCTGCCGCCACAGTCCAGCAACATCGAGGTCACCGGCACCATGAGGCTGCTTGTCGCCA GGGCCCCCGGAGACCCGCACCTGATCTCTCCCCCCCAGCCTCAGTTCAAAGACGAGGACATATTCTCGGCGCAGTGCGTTGTACCGAACGGCAGACCGGCCGCCAAGATCCTGTGGTTCTTAG ATGACGAGCAACTGCTTGAAGGGGTCCATCAGCCAGTTGTCACCGACGAGCCAGGCTCCGACCTGCAGACCGTCAGCCAGAACATCACGAGGACCATCAGGGCTGACGACAACAACCGAATGCTGGCCTGCCGGGCGGAACACGAGGCCTTGGACCAGCCCAGAGAAGCGAAGAGACAACTTATTGTGCATT ATCCACCCAAGCGCCTTGAATCCGGTCCTATCACCGTCTTCGGACTGAAGCTCGGAGCTGAAGGGAAGCTGAACGTGACCGTCCGCTCCAACCCCCCTCCCACTGCGGTGTGGATGGTGGGCGACATCAGGATAACCGCCCCACATTCCACTGACAACGGAGCCATCACGGCCTTGGAGCCTCTTCATTTG GGCAATGGACACTACAATGTGAGCCTCCATCTCGCTCGCATCACCAAAGAGGACGTTGAGAGAACGTATTACCTTCAAGTCTTCAACGACCTTGGGAGGGAGGAGTTCACACTCCGAATGAGCACTATGGACGAGCCTGCTG gcgTTGAATTAGACACCGGAGCCATAGTCGGCATAGTGGTGGCCGTACTCGTCCTCTTGATCGCGGTGTTCCTGGGTGTGTTCGCGTTCGCGACCGACAGATGGTGCTTCGCTG GTCGCGGTCGCGAGCTCGCCAAAAACTCCGGAGAATC TAGCGACACGGAGAGCGCGGCCGGCGCCGGGAGGTCGCGGCTGGCGGCGCTGGGGGCGCGGGTGAGGGCCGTCATACCGCGCGCCAAGGATCGCGTCCAGGCCACCGACGCTCATGACGCTGAG TCACAATCAGAAGAGAAGAAAGGCGTCATTTACGCTGAATTAGCTCTCGGAGATCAGACTTCAGCAGATAAGCCCCCTCCACCGTCAACGgagtacgctgaaatagtctacACGGACCAGCCCGGCCAGAAGGAAGTTAAAGAATAG
- the LOC101746048 gene encoding fasciclin-3 isoform X5 codes for MAAIAALFGLLVIAFVSGQNVEITPIKAVRRIGDELIVLCKVPYQIDSCRMIVGTTSYRLIPGNQEGDVVYSGQGLTTGECGAHIKNIREDWNGNVTCVLPPQSSNIEVTGTMRLLVARAPGDPHLISPPQPQFKDEDIFSAQCVVPNGRPAAKILWFLDDEQLLEGVHQPVVTDEPGSDLQTVSQNITRTIRADDNNRMLACRAEHEALDQPREAKRQLIVHYPPKRLESGPITVFGLKLGAEGKLNVTVRSNPPPTAVWMVGDIRITAPHSTDNGAITALEPLHLGNGHYNVSLHLARITKEDVERTYYLQVFNDLGREEFTLRMSTMDEPAASTVNSALLLQLYGVELDTGAIVGIVVAVLVLLIAVFLGVFAFATDRWCFAGRGRELAKNSGESSDTESAAGAGRSRLAALGARVRAVIPRAKDRVQATDAHDAESQSEEKKGVIYAELALGDQTSADKPPPPSTEYAEIVYTDQPGQKEVKE; via the exons GTCAAAATGTGGAGATCACCCCCATCAAAGCTGTCCGTCGGATCGGCGACGAACTCATCGTTCTCTGCAAAGTGCCGTATCAGATAGACTCCTGTCG AATGATCGTCGGCACCACTTCGTACAGGCTGATACCTGGTAACCAGGAAGGCGACGTCGTGTACTCCGGACAAGGACTCACA ACCGGAGAATGTGGCGCGCACATCAAGAACATCAGGGAAGACTGGAACGGCAATGTCACCTGCGTCCTGCCGCCACAGTCCAGCAACATCGAGGTCACCGGCACCATGAGGCTGCTTGTCGCCA GGGCCCCCGGAGACCCGCACCTGATCTCTCCCCCCCAGCCTCAGTTCAAAGACGAGGACATATTCTCGGCGCAGTGCGTTGTACCGAACGGCAGACCGGCCGCCAAGATCCTGTGGTTCTTAG ATGACGAGCAACTGCTTGAAGGGGTCCATCAGCCAGTTGTCACCGACGAGCCAGGCTCCGACCTGCAGACCGTCAGCCAGAACATCACGAGGACCATCAGGGCTGACGACAACAACCGAATGCTGGCCTGCCGGGCGGAACACGAGGCCTTGGACCAGCCCAGAGAAGCGAAGAGACAACTTATTGTGCATT ATCCACCCAAGCGCCTTGAATCCGGTCCTATCACCGTCTTCGGACTGAAGCTCGGAGCTGAAGGGAAGCTGAACGTGACCGTCCGCTCCAACCCCCCTCCCACTGCGGTGTGGATGGTGGGCGACATCAGGATAACCGCCCCACATTCCACTGACAACGGAGCCATCACGGCCTTGGAGCCTCTTCATTTG GGCAATGGACACTACAATGTGAGCCTCCATCTCGCTCGCATCACCAAAGAGGACGTTGAGAGAACGTATTACCTTCAAGTCTTCAACGACCTTGGGAGGGAGGAGTTCACACTCCGAATGAGCACTATGGACGAGCCTGCTG CGTCTACTGTGAACTCGGCTTTATTGTTACAATTATATG gcgTTGAATTAGACACCGGAGCCATAGTCGGCATAGTGGTGGCCGTACTCGTCCTCTTGATCGCGGTGTTCCTGGGTGTGTTCGCGTTCGCGACCGACAGATGGTGCTTCGCTG GTCGCGGTCGCGAGCTCGCCAAAAACTCCGGAGAATC TAGCGACACGGAGAGCGCGGCCGGCGCCGGGAGGTCGCGGCTGGCGGCGCTGGGGGCGCGGGTGAGGGCCGTCATACCGCGCGCCAAGGATCGCGTCCAGGCCACCGACGCTCATGACGCTGAG TCACAATCAGAAGAGAAGAAAGGCGTCATTTACGCTGAATTAGCTCTCGGAGATCAGACTTCAGCAGATAAGCCCCCTCCACCGTCAACGgagtacgctgaaatagtctacACGGACCAGCCCGGCCAGAAGGAAGTTAAAGAATAG